One Takifugu flavidus isolate HTHZ2018 chromosome 3, ASM371156v2, whole genome shotgun sequence genomic window, TAAAATTCCGCGACAGTTTTTACACAGatgaaaggttaaaaaaaaaagaaaatcagtatAGAAACAGTTGCTCAGTATTATTTTCCCTTAAATTCCCCTGAATCCATCTCCAAATTATAGTTTCACTTGCACAGCATTTCGTAGAAGCAGTCACATGCACTGGTTGTTAAAGTCTCAAATGGTTGACTTTTCTCAACGTtgtattttgacttttttctctctggacATTTTCAACTTGATTTTCAAAGTGCATGACAAACAAAaatcttcctcctttttttcctcatagGTGATCTAAATGCTCTCCAGTACCTCTGTACCTTATAGTCTCTTTACAGTGAATGAGTTAGAGGAGTAATACATGCCATGCTCTGTCTTTAAGCAATATGCTAATATAGGTGACTGTCAGCGAAACATCACTGTTAACAAACATTTGAGCTGTATTTTGACTATAACTTTGCACTGGTACTGGGTGGATgaattcagtcacatgttcacagtGTCTCTGGCAGGTTCTATGGTGGCTGGGCTGCCTGGAGTGTACGGCAGCAGGGAGACATGCGTGTGAGGACACCCACTGTGGCTGACGAAGCTGTGATGGCGTCTGGGCCGACTGGCCAGGTCCCGGCTCAacatccacctcctccatcgCCGCTTCAGCTCGTGCTGCACCTGGAAACAAACCCGATGTGACTGGTACCTCAAAGCACAAGGGCCGGCCGGCTGACGCCGTCTCACCTCTCCGTTGATGAAGCAGTACAACATAGCCACCACGAAGCCCtgaaggatgagaggagagaaagcGTGAGAttgaccccacacacacacacacacaaacacacacgcacacgtgtcCATTCTGACCTGAGTGGACGACAGCGCCAGCTCTGCAAAGGTCCAGATCTTAAACACCCAGCTGTTCACTTCCACAGGCAGGAATACAAACAGAATGTAATGCAGACCAAAGAGAGCCACCAGAAAAAATGTGGATTTGATCAACTTCctgtcaaaagaaaataaaggttCTCTTATAAATATTCAATGACAGTTTACACAAGTACATTTTAACGTTCCACATAAACCTCACCTGTATTATTTAATTCGCAATCAAAACAAATGAGCAGATTCAAATATGTCTCAAGGACATTAATTGAGTAACATTAGTCCCCAAATTGGGTTTGACTTTTATTCAGATTCCTGCTTTCCAGCCATTTTTAACATCAATTATAATATCACAGCAactgcatatactgtatataaactGCATTAAAGTGTGGATTTCTCAATATAACTTTAGTTTTAAGCATAACTTTGACTTAAATGCCTTAATTGTTCTTCACTTTTCATAACAGACCAAGATTAAGATTGCACTTTTACTCAAGTACGTATGAAGTTAGTTCCAACAATAGTAATGATAAACATAGAAACTGTGTGAACACGACTTACTTATACTGGGTAAATTCATTCCTCTGTGCATCAGACATTCTGAGTTTGCTGACAAGAATCCTTAAAATGCCCACGAAAAACACCACATTCATCTGAAATGATTCAAAAGCTGTTAACTGTGAGGGGCAGCGGCAGTTTTCTTATAAAAGCTTTTGGGCTGTGAATAAAGATTTTTACAGATATGGTCAGGAGAACGGGCACTCGGAGTATCCACCAAATCCACGCGTGTGTCCTGGTTTCCCAGCAGCTTGGACGATGACAAGAGAGGCGGGTTAAAGCCACGCCTTCACAAGGATCCCTTTCAACTCACAAGGAAAAAGTAAAGAGGTTTACCCCTCATCTTCATAAAGATACTTGGCAGAGCCCCAGAAGATGATAACGATCCCAGGCAGACCTGCATTGCGAGGCACATGGCGCTTAGATCTATCGAAGTTGGCATGTGACAGAATGTTTAAAGTGCTCGTACCCCAGCTCAGGATGATGTACCAGGTGAAGTGTTTCCTCAGGGAGAAGAAGGAGCGGCTCACAAGGGTGAAGAGGAAGTGagcctccaccagcagccagcTGTAGTTTGCCAGGATGGCGTAGTTGGAAAACATCAGCACCACCTTACAGGCCACCTGATACACCCACAGAAACAGGTACTGTGAGTGCCACCTAATGGTCAATGAGCACGACTGGATTCATGACTGCCAAAACATGTAATCTCAACAGGACCTGCAAAGACATTCCTAAATCTGACAATGGTTACCGGGTAGTAGTCGCAGAGGTACAGCTCTTCATTAGTAAACAGCAGAGAGTCTCgaatgaagatgaagatggctCTCAGGATGAAGGACACAAACATCTGGATGTGGATGTAATTCCTGGTACAGTGCAGCTTCCTGGAGAACACTCACAGTTTAAGTCAGGTCACCTGTGTTGTGTGATACATCTGTGTTTCACAAACATGCTCACagctgaagaaaaagagaaacaaaaaaccCCTCACCTGATCAGACAGAAGATGGCGATGGCGACGGTGAGAGCGACGAGAGACAGTGCGTATCCAATGGTGTACATTGTCTTAACGTAAGTAAAATACCAATAGGAATCTAGAGACTAAGTGAAAGACAAGAAATTTAAGCACTTCCAAATCCACACTATTTAAAAGCAATGATCTTTCAATGCTAAATGTCACTAAAGTTAAGCATTGAAAGGAGTCATTGAATTTCAGGTTTACATGGCAATATTCCACCAACCTCTCCAATAAAGTGGAGCGTCTCATTGAACGTGTAGGTGCATGCATCCTCATGAGGGATGAGCAGGTCTGTCCAGCCGCTGGCAGTACAGTTTCGGTGCACTGTACCTGCAAAACCAGTAATAATGACATTGTCTTTGTTTATGGTATGACGAAAAGTAAATTCTGAGTGTGTTCCATCTCCTGTGTACAAATACTTGGGTTTATCAGATAGTAAAATGGAATGAGAATTTAGTTTTCCCTCCTAAAGTATTTCAAtaaacagcagctccttcagttaAATGACTGTGAAATATATCATCCACATCTCCAAACAGCAGAGTAGCCCTCCAGTGTGCTATCCAGCATTTTTATGGTTGAATGTTTGGAGAGAGAGACCCTCAGGTACAGACCCTCTCTGTACTTGTGAAAACAAATTAGACTCCTGGAAAATAATTAACCTGTGCAAGGTGGCGGGGATAAGAGGAATCTGTTTGCAAACACTGCCATGGTTGCATGGGTCATATCTCACCTTGTGAATGAAAAAACTCGTGGTTTGGACATGGTTGAGGAACTGTTTCCCCAAGAGATGCAGGTGGCCAGCAGTTCAGGTCATCCCACATTCCCTTACAGTAAACACTGATGTTATTTTCTTTacagaataaaaaaagacagtatctttgttattattattattattggtattattaatattattattattattattagtagtagtagtagtagtagtagtagcagtagtagtagtagtaacagcagcagtagtagtagcagtagtagtagtagtagtagtaacagtagtagtagtagtagtagcagtagtagtagcagtagtagtagtaataacagtagtagtagtagtagtagcagtagtagcagtagtagtagtagcagtagtagtagtaacagtagtagtagtagtagtagtagcagtagtagtagtagtagtagtagcagtagtagtagcagtagtagtagtagtagcagtagtagtagcagtagtagtagtaataacagtggtagtagtagtagtagcagtagtagtagtagtagtagtagcagtagtagtagcagtagtagtagcaatagtatagtagcagtagtagtagtaacagtagtagtagtagtagtagcagcagtagtagtagtagtaacagcagcagtgtTGCAGGGTGCAATTTCTGATCTGACTACTAGGTGTCAGTAGAACAATGCATATTTCTAAACATTAACAACccgattaaaaaaaacatttcccaTTACTAGACATTATAATACGCAATTAATATAAACTCACCTGCTTTTTCACGTGATTCTAATAGTATATTTCTCATgcacttttcctcttctttcacaACGTTGACATAATTATGACACCCTGTGCACCACTTTGCCTGTAAATACGGACATAATACTGGTTGTTGCACTTTTGATATACATTCAAATTGGACGTTATTTTCCTACCTGTGATAACAGTAACACTCCAGCAAGTCCAACTTTTTCCATAGTGTGAGGCAATCTTGTGTTATCAACACACTCGTACACCCAATCATCGCCCGGACATCCTGCAACATATCTGTTTTAGAGGAACAGATATACTGGGTCCAACATTTAAACCCAATGTCTGTAATTACCTGGTGTTATCAGGCATGCCAGCTATAGTGCGTCCATCCTGTTaggactttcaaaataaatttaAGACCGCGTCCAGATTTTGAGTTTCAAGttgttaaaaaggaaaagaacgTCTAAATAAACGgcaaaaatgtgtaaaagtaCGTTTTAAGCAAACAATAGCAGCATAATCGATGCTAAAAATCAATAATACCCTACATATACGAGGTTCTTTTGtccatatttttattttgtaggtaCACCTGCATgacttttgctcttttcttgcaGACAACAAATCGTTTTGTCCCGCTCCACGTCGGCCCCGCCCATACACCCTCTATGGCCCCGCCCCGTGGAGAGCCTGTCGTTACTATGGTAACATTATTGGTTTAGCGTTCTCTGAATGAATTTAAGCGGAAGTCAgtgaatatggacattttaaaacaacatccGAAGgaaaaagttttttaaaaatagcccAAAGTAAGTCTGGCAGTTAAAGTTATACGTGTCTTGTCTATAAGGGTTTTTGAAGTTAATGCCAGTTAAATTAAAGGCATTTCCGGACGCACTCTTGCTGTCTGGTTAGCATCCTTGCTAGCCTATCTTAATTTAGTATTTAAAAGCACATTGATTTGCTGTTTTTACTTCGTAATTACATTATTGGCTAATAGTCGACCACATTCGCGCTAATGAAGTTAAttgaaattgaattgtaatttaaaaaattaaaacaaattgaaTCAGACATATGAAATAATCTTTAAATAGATGGTGACGTCATAgcagactcttttttttttttttagcctcaACAACACATGAGTTTCTCTTTGACATCATCCACAGCCTTGTACCACTTTTCCCATGAAAACCTGAgtttctgaccctgacccaggaTGGAGGTggccctctctgctcctcagagcCTGTCTAGAGGGGCCGCTCTGCCTCTGagccagctgctggaggagaacaggGGCACAGCCCACATTCCCAATCCTTTGGAATCAAGTACCATTCATTGCTGTTAGGTTTCTGAAATTACACTGTTTTTTATAAAgtcatgttgattttttttccttgtaaattttgtttcatttttagaaATCTATGCCAAACTGAAAAGCAACAGACTCATTcaagcagaacctgcagagcttCACTTCAGTGCTTTTGAACTACAGAAGGATTACATCAAGATCCTGGTGGGAATGCTCCCtttccctgtttgttttaacCGTTTTTAACCATTTTTGTCACTGTTGTGCAATTTAACCATtgctttatatatatatatatatatatattatatatatatatatatatatatatatatatataatatatatatatataccggtgtgtatatataaattTGTCGTGATATCCTCTGAAAGGAATTTCTGAAAGGACAGAGGACAGCTGTGTCCTTCTTGCAATCTATTTTGTCTCACTGGCATAGCGATAAATGGTTGGCCTTAAGGCAGCCTGATTTATTAGTAATTTTCTGGCCATTATGCTAATTACCCTACAAAGTGGCAAGAATTTATATATTTCAAAAGTGCAAATATGTATTGTTACTTTGTTTAACCTGCTTTTAATGTTCCAACAACTGGTCTGTCCTTTGATTGGAATATTTCCTTTCACATCAGAATGGATCATCCACAGATATAAACAGGATGTGGAGCATTAGAATTAGGCCTCTGCTTTGGTTGTGTTCCTGCAGCAGGGCACTGTTAAGGTGCAAATTAGTGAGTGTACAGCTGGAAGTTTTACCCAGGTTTAAAAACGTAaccaaatattaaaataatcacagctttgctccatcatctccatcctcTTGTTTGGTTAGGataaatttgattttttttttttcatgatttttaGTGGATGTAAGTGTGAAGAGTATGAAAATAGTTTCTTCAAGTGTACATGATTGGATGGAAATAAAatttcctctgctcctctcttcccttcccTCAGAAACTAATCAACATCTCATCTGAAGTTATGAATATTCACATCATTCCCACTCAAACCAGGCACTTCCAAACATCTTATACCAAAAAGGTAAGTCATTTTAGCTTGCTGACCTGAATAGAATGTTGTTGTTCAGCTTATCTATCAAGGCAATCAGTGTGACGCCTCACTGGGTTTTTTCCCAGTATCGACTTGTCCCAGGTCTCGCCTATGCACTGAAGGTCCGATTCTGCCCTGACGAGTGGCGTTACTTCTATGACTGCATTCGGGTTCACTGCAAGGTTAGAATGAAAGTGGAACACAGTCACCCTgatgctgttgtgtttgtgctgttggAACTAGAATACAATACAGATACAATATTATTCTGAGCATAACTGTCAGCTGGGAACTTTACTCAAGTATCAAAAGCACAATAAAGTACACTTAAAATTCCatataatacattttttaactGTTGTTACAGTAACTCGCTACAGTACTTTCATCTTTCAGTACTTTCAGTGCTCGTCCTGAATG contains:
- the sctr gene encoding secretin receptor isoform X1; the protein is MEKVGLAGVLLLSQAKWCTGCHNYVNVVKEEEKCMRNILLESREKAENNISVYCKGMWDDLNCWPPASLGETVPQPCPNHEFFHSQGTVHRNCTASGWTDLLIPHEDACTYTFNETLHFIGESLDSYWYFTYVKTMYTIGYALSLVALTVAIAIFCLIRKLHCTRNYIHIQMFVSFILRAIFIFIRDSLLFTNEELYLCDYYPVACKVVLMFSNYAILANYSWLLVEAHFLFTLVSRSFFSLRKHFTWYIILSWGLPGIVIIFWGSAKYLYEDEGCWETRTHAWIWWILRVPVLLTISMNVVFFVGILRILVSKLRMSDAQRNEFTQYKKLIKSTFFLVALFGLHYILFVFLPVEVNSWVFKIWTFAELALSSTQGFVVAMLYCFINGEVQHELKRRWRRWMLSRDLASRPRRHHSFVSHSGCPHTHVSLLPYTPGSPATIEPARDTVNM
- the sctr gene encoding secretin receptor isoform X2, producing the protein MWDDLNCWPPASLGETVPQPCPNHEFFHSQGTVHRNCTASGWTDLLIPHEDACTYTFNETLHFIGESLDSYWYFTYVKTMYTIGYALSLVALTVAIAIFCLIRKLHCTRNYIHIQMFVSFILRAIFIFIRDSLLFTNEELYLCDYYPVACKVVLMFSNYAILANYSWLLVEAHFLFTLVSRSFFSLRKHFTWYIILSWGLPGIVIIFWGSAKYLYEDEGCWETRTHAWIWWILRVPVLLTISMNVVFFVGILRILVSKLRMSDAQRNEFTQYKKLIKSTFFLVALFGLHYILFVFLPVEVNSWVFKIWTFAELALSSTQGFVVAMLYCFINGEVQHELKRRWRRWMLSRDLASRPRRHHSFVSHSGCPHTHVSLLPYTPGSPATIEPARDTVNM